In the Pseudoliparis swirei isolate HS2019 ecotype Mariana Trench chromosome 21, NWPU_hadal_v1, whole genome shotgun sequence genome, one interval contains:
- the kcnip4a gene encoding Kv channel-interacting protein 4 isoform X2 — translation MGALMVIFSVQPKQRRKTTDSVEDELELSTVRHRPEGLEQLEAQTRFSRKELQILYRGFKNECPSGIVNEDTFKDIYAQFFPQGDASTYAHFLFNAFDTDHNGSVSFEDFVMGLSILLRGTVQEKLNWAFNLYDINKDGYITKEEMLDIMKAIYDMMGKCTYPALKEETPRQHVEVFFQKMDKNKDGVVTIDEFIDCCQNDENIMRSMHLFENVL, via the exons acaGCGTTGAAGATGAGCTTGAACTATCTACAGTTCGCCATCGCCCCGAGGGACTGGAGCAGCTTGAAGCTCAGACTCGTTTCTCCCGCAAGGAACTACAGATCCTATACCGTGGCTTCAAAAAT GAATGCCCCAGCGGAATCGTCAACGAAGACACCTTTAAAGACATCTACGCACAGTTCTTCCCACAAGGAG ATGCGTCGACGTATGCCCATTTCTTGTTCAATGCATTTGACACCGATCACAACGGCTCTGTGAGTTTTGAG GATTTCGTCATGGGCCTTTCTATCCTCCTGCGTGGCACGGTCCAGGAAAAACTCAACTGGGCTTTCAACCTGTACGACATCAATAAAGATGGATACATCACTAAAGAG GAAATGCTGGACATCATGAAGGCCATCTACGACATGATGGGGAAATGCACATACCCCGCCCTCAAAGAAGAGACGCCGCGTCAGCATGTGGAAGTGTTCTTTCAG AAGATGGACAAGAATAAAGACGGAGTGGTGACCATCGACGAGTTCATCGACTGCTGCCAAAAT GATGAGAACATCATGCGATCAATGCACCTGTTTGAGAACGTTCTTTAA